One Sphingomonas sp. FARSPH DNA segment encodes these proteins:
- a CDS encoding ABC transporter ATP-binding protein: MARPATSGAAAGERDEPIIRIRGLKNAFGESIVHDGLDLDVRRGEILGVVGGSGTGKSVLMRSIIGLQTPVAGEITVFGEPTIGREETEAVEIRKRWGVLFQGGALFSTLTVAENVEVPLREFYKDLPPALMAEIAAYKVVMTGLPADAAPKYPAELSGGMKKRAGLARALALDPELLFLDEPTAGLDPIGAAAFDGLTQSLQKTLGLTVFLITHDLDTLYAICDRVAVLADKKVIAVGTIDELLALDHPWIQEYFKGPRGRAAIATQETQAQAHQRADAHPTEVKVQQLQDSGAAATETPAQQARTD; this comes from the coding sequence ATGGCGCGTCCCGCCACCTCGGGCGCCGCCGCGGGCGAGCGCGACGAACCGATCATCCGCATCCGCGGGCTGAAGAACGCCTTCGGCGAGTCGATCGTCCACGACGGGCTCGATCTCGATGTTCGGCGCGGCGAGATCCTCGGCGTCGTCGGCGGCTCGGGCACGGGCAAGTCGGTGCTGATGCGTTCGATCATCGGCCTGCAGACGCCCGTCGCGGGCGAGATCACCGTGTTCGGCGAACCGACGATCGGCCGCGAGGAGACGGAGGCGGTCGAGATCCGCAAGCGCTGGGGCGTGCTGTTCCAGGGCGGCGCGCTCTTCTCGACGCTCACCGTCGCGGAGAATGTCGAGGTCCCGCTTCGCGAATTCTACAAGGACCTGCCGCCGGCGCTGATGGCGGAGATCGCCGCGTACAAGGTGGTGATGACCGGGCTTCCGGCGGACGCCGCGCCCAAATATCCGGCCGAGCTGTCGGGCGGCATGAAGAAGCGCGCCGGCCTCGCCCGCGCGCTCGCGCTCGATCCCGAACTGCTCTTCCTCGACGAACCGACCGCGGGGCTCGACCCGATCGGCGCCGCCGCCTTCGACGGGCTGACCCAGTCGCTGCAGAAGACGTTGGGGCTGACGGTGTTCCTCATCACCCACGACCTCGATACGCTCTACGCAATCTGCGACCGCGTCGCGGTGCTGGCGGATAAAAAGGTGATCGCGGTCGGCACGATCGACGAACTGCTCGCGCTCGACCACCCCTGGATCCAGGAATATTTCAAGGGTCCGCGCGGCCGCGCCGCGATCGCGACCCAAGAGACGCAGGCGCAGGCGCATCAGCGCGCCGACGCGCATCCGACCGAGGTCAAAGTACAGCAACTCCAGGACTCCGGTGCCGCCGCCACCGAGACCCCCGCGCAGCAGGCGAGGACCGACTGA
- a CDS encoding MlaD family protein, with protein sequence METRSNHVIVGAVVLILLAVLAIFTVWIARLGGTREKEYDIFFKQSVDGVATGSTVTYSGVPVGQVKRIVLWKPDPQFVRVRVTVNDDTPILQGTTATIQGSFTGTSTVALDGGRKGAPEIKCPEEPNAQLCPYGVPVISTKQGGIGAILNSAPQLLERLSTLTERLTGLLSDRNQASIAGILDNTNRLSAALADRGPEIAATLAQTRVAIQQAGNAAESIGKLADTTNGVLSDDVKPTLQNLNGAIASARKSADTLNEAIQDARPGLQTFSKQTIPEANRLVRDLRVTATALSSIADKVDQGGASSLIGQQKLPDYKGK encoded by the coding sequence ATGGAAACCCGTTCCAACCACGTGATCGTCGGCGCGGTCGTGCTGATCCTGCTCGCCGTGCTCGCGATCTTCACCGTCTGGATCGCGCGCCTCGGCGGCACCCGCGAAAAAGAATATGACATCTTCTTCAAGCAGAGCGTCGACGGCGTCGCGACGGGCTCCACCGTCACCTATTCGGGCGTCCCCGTCGGCCAGGTGAAGCGGATCGTGCTGTGGAAGCCCGATCCCCAGTTCGTGCGCGTGCGCGTGACGGTCAACGACGACACGCCGATCCTTCAGGGCACCACCGCGACGATCCAGGGCAGCTTCACCGGCACCAGCACCGTCGCGCTCGACGGCGGCCGCAAGGGCGCGCCGGAGATCAAATGCCCCGAAGAGCCCAATGCGCAGCTCTGCCCCTATGGCGTTCCCGTCATCTCGACCAAGCAGGGCGGGATCGGCGCGATCCTTAATTCCGCGCCGCAGTTGCTCGAGCGGCTGTCGACGCTGACCGAGCGGCTCACCGGCCTGCTCTCCGATCGCAACCAGGCGTCGATCGCGGGCATCCTCGACAACACCAACCGGCTGAGTGCCGCGCTCGCCGATCGCGGGCCGGAAATCGCCGCGACGCTGGCGCAGACGCGCGTCGCGATCCAGCAGGCGGGCAATGCCGCGGAATCGATCGGCAAGCTCGCCGACACGACCAACGGCGTGCTCAGCGACGACGTCAAGCCGACGCTGCAGAACCTCAACGGCGCGATCGCGTCCGCCCGCAAGAGCGCGGATACGCTGAACGAGGCGATCCAGGATGCGCGCCCCGGCCTGCAGACCTTCTCGAAACAGACGATCCCGGAGGCGAACCGGCTGGTCCGCGACCTGCGCGTCACCGCGACCGCTTTGTCCTCGATCGCCGACAAGGTCGACCAGGGCGGCGCCAGTTCGCTGATCGGCCAGCAGAAGCTCCCCGACTACAAGGGCAAGTGA
- a CDS encoding ABC-type transport auxiliary lipoprotein family protein, whose protein sequence is MQTNLPRLSRVARRPGLLIAVVAMLPLAGCISFGAKPPPQLLTLQSDYAPAVGATQNSAKARSIVVQVPTSPASIAVTRVPVWTTPTEVAYVKNAQWSEPPTRLFARLLADAATTRGNMVVLSSIQSIGDPSATLAGELRQFGFDGTQRQAVVIYDAALTRAGKDTVEKRRFEARVPVAAIDAANAGTGLSQAANQVAAEVAAWVAQG, encoded by the coding sequence ATGCAGACCAACCTTCCCCGCCTTTCCCGCGTCGCGCGCCGCCCCGGCCTGCTGATCGCCGTCGTCGCCATGCTGCCGCTCGCCGGTTGCATCAGCTTCGGCGCGAAGCCGCCGCCCCAGCTGCTCACGCTCCAGTCGGATTATGCGCCCGCGGTCGGCGCGACGCAGAATTCGGCGAAGGCGCGCTCGATCGTCGTGCAGGTGCCGACCAGCCCGGCGTCGATCGCGGTGACGCGCGTGCCGGTGTGGACGACCCCGACCGAGGTCGCCTACGTCAAGAACGCGCAATGGTCCGAACCGCCCACGCGCCTGTTCGCACGGCTGCTCGCCGATGCGGCGACGACGCGCGGCAACATGGTCGTGCTCTCCAGCATCCAGTCGATCGGCGACCCCAGCGCGACGCTGGCGGGCGAATTGCGCCAGTTCGGCTTCGACGGGACGCAGCGCCAGGCAGTGGTGATCTACGACGCCGCACTGACCCGCGCGGGCAAGGACACGGTCGAAAAGCGCCGCTTCGAGGCGCGCGTCCCCGTCGCCGCGATCGACGCCGCGAACGCAGGCACCGGCCTCAGCCAGGCCGCGAACCAGGTCGCCGCCGAAGTCGCGGCCTGGGTGGCGCAGGGCTGA
- a CDS encoding peptidylprolyl isomerase, with product MTSLIALAAAALAAPVQAAAPPPAPLPSDPLPADWRAIPGDEVMIVTLATGKQVVIRLAPGHAPAHVANIRALARAKWWDGTSVYRVQENWVTQWGDATEKKPLPAGITDRPAAEFEIAAFQPAVRMRRADSYSTASGITADGWPVATDGKAAWLTHCYGMVGVARDDLPSTGSGAELFTPIGQSARRLDRNYTVVGRIVEGMQYLSGLPRSDAAMGMYDKESERVPIVSVRLASDLPAADRPHFQYRAADNIRFAAAVARRENPPPPLVSLGGAAVCDVLPAVRRAP from the coding sequence ATGACCAGCCTGATCGCCCTTGCCGCCGCCGCGCTTGCCGCGCCCGTCCAGGCGGCGGCGCCGCCGCCCGCGCCATTGCCGTCCGACCCGCTGCCCGCCGACTGGCGGGCGATCCCAGGCGACGAGGTGATGATCGTGACGCTCGCGACGGGCAAGCAGGTCGTCATCCGGCTCGCGCCCGGCCATGCGCCGGCGCATGTCGCCAACATCCGGGCGCTCGCCCGCGCCAAATGGTGGGACGGGACGAGCGTCTATCGCGTCCAGGAAAACTGGGTGACGCAATGGGGCGATGCGACGGAGAAGAAGCCGTTGCCCGCCGGCATCACCGACCGCCCCGCCGCCGAGTTCGAGATCGCCGCGTTCCAGCCGGCGGTGCGGATGCGGCGGGCGGACAGCTATTCGACCGCATCGGGGATCACCGCGGACGGCTGGCCGGTCGCGACCGACGGCAAGGCGGCGTGGCTGACGCATTGTTACGGCATGGTCGGCGTCGCGCGCGACGACTTGCCGAGCACAGGCAGCGGCGCGGAGCTGTTCACGCCGATCGGCCAGTCGGCGCGGCGGCTGGACCGCAACTATACGGTCGTCGGGCGGATCGTCGAAGGCATGCAATATCTGTCGGGCCTGCCGCGCAGCGATGCGGCGATGGGCATGTACGACAAGGAGAGCGAGCGCGTGCCGATTGTTTCGGTGCGGCTGGCCAGCGACCTGCCCGCCGCGGACCGGCCGCATTTCCAGTATCGCGCCGCGGACAACATACGCTTCGCCGCCGCGGTGGCGCGGCGGGAGAATCCGCCACCGCCGCTGGTGTCGCTGGGCGGGGCGGCGGTGTGCGACGTGCTTCCCGCGGTGCGCCGGGCGCCCTGA
- a CDS encoding ATP-binding protein encodes MTAETDTLVKPDMVAVLQRTHVSKDLHGFLLPTPEAVSNAMHGIEARFGDDARKQGTIEIAMSSINDPQHLMISITDNGIGLNDGNYRSFKTPFSGHKLQQNGRGFGRFIAFKVFNRILYSSRFEALPAPDKRTFRFDIHREDELIYHDGEPDFAHLGLRVDYDEPRPEWHELIATLDESDIADHIGSHFLPHFLYRWLPEITIRFDNADASSITAHFKNVFVQSESGSFDVQIDGKAETIDYSLTKVPRTRSFKNHSLLFAAGDRIVGNPRDLTNLLGQPAFMDDQDKPYIVIGVVRSDAFETRLNDARTGINISSAIIEEIVGAVGDIIQSTEKSQIDKIKTTQSRDRETALQENPILRIGLKGQSISSYVAGKPNNWKAQQFVSDLAIERYRVSRDLTKAITSAANDTDNYMANIKDIVDKIDASNKEALAEYVVHRKKVIELIEAARKYGSTGTHAPEDTIHDLVFHRFSDSVDTDYFEHNLWLVDDALAFLPYISSDRAMHGKGRKKGDKIADLAFFDDSLVLGDNDGTTITIIEFKRPSRDDYRFGDVKHDPVMQVIQTLKDATAAGGIARTDGSHFAFRGVVRRFGYIVADLKPSLVNVLRNHDFKNDWNPDIYVRYRDNEQIFIQAMGYDTLIAHAKKRNQAFFSVLFGE; translated from the coding sequence ATGACCGCTGAGACCGACACGCTCGTCAAACCCGATATGGTGGCGGTGCTTCAGCGGACCCACGTCAGCAAGGATCTCCACGGTTTTCTGCTGCCGACGCCCGAGGCGGTGTCGAACGCGATGCACGGGATCGAGGCGCGCTTCGGCGATGACGCCCGCAAGCAGGGCACGATCGAGATCGCGATGTCGAGCATCAACGATCCCCAGCACCTGATGATCTCGATCACCGACAACGGCATCGGTCTCAACGACGGCAACTACCGCTCGTTCAAGACCCCGTTTTCAGGCCACAAGCTTCAGCAGAATGGCCGCGGCTTCGGCCGCTTCATCGCCTTCAAGGTGTTCAACCGCATCCTCTACTCGAGCCGGTTCGAGGCACTGCCGGCGCCTGACAAGCGCACCTTCCGTTTCGACATCCACCGGGAAGACGAACTCATCTACCATGACGGCGAGCCGGACTTCGCGCATCTTGGCCTTCGCGTCGACTATGACGAGCCCCGCCCCGAGTGGCACGAGCTGATCGCCACGCTCGACGAGAGCGACATCGCCGATCATATCGGCAGCCACTTCCTGCCGCATTTCCTCTACCGCTGGCTGCCCGAGATCACGATCCGGTTTGACAACGCCGATGCCAGCAGCATCACCGCCCACTTCAAGAACGTCTTCGTCCAATCGGAATCGGGCTCCTTCGACGTCCAGATCGACGGCAAGGCGGAGACGATCGACTATTCGCTGACCAAGGTGCCGCGCACCCGGTCGTTCAAAAACCATAGCCTGCTGTTCGCCGCGGGCGATCGCATCGTCGGAAATCCGCGCGACCTCACCAATCTGCTCGGCCAGCCCGCCTTCATGGACGATCAGGACAAGCCCTACATCGTGATCGGCGTTGTGCGATCGGACGCGTTCGAGACGCGGCTGAACGACGCGCGGACGGGAATCAACATTTCGTCGGCGATAATCGAAGAAATTGTCGGTGCTGTTGGCGACATCATCCAGTCGACCGAGAAGAGCCAGATCGACAAGATCAAGACGACGCAATCGCGCGATCGCGAGACGGCGCTCCAGGAGAATCCGATCCTTCGGATCGGGCTCAAAGGTCAATCGATTTCGAGTTACGTCGCGGGCAAGCCGAACAACTGGAAGGCGCAACAGTTCGTGTCGGACCTAGCGATCGAACGTTACCGCGTGTCGCGGGATTTGACCAAGGCGATTACCAGCGCGGCCAACGATACCGACAACTACATGGCCAACATCAAGGACATCGTTGACAAGATCGATGCCTCCAACAAGGAGGCGCTCGCCGAATATGTCGTCCACCGCAAGAAGGTGATTGAGCTGATCGAGGCCGCGCGTAAATATGGCTCGACCGGCACCCACGCGCCCGAGGACACGATCCACGATCTCGTCTTCCACCGCTTCTCGGACAGCGTCGATACCGACTATTTCGAGCACAATCTGTGGCTGGTCGACGACGCGCTGGCGTTCCTGCCGTATATCTCGAGCGATCGCGCGATGCACGGCAAGGGCCGCAAGAAGGGCGACAAGATCGCCGATCTCGCCTTCTTCGATGACAGCCTCGTCCTCGGCGACAATGACGGCACGACGATCACGATCATCGAGTTCAAGCGGCCGAGCCGCGACGATTACCGGTTCGGAGACGTTAAGCACGATCCCGTCATGCAGGTGATCCAGACGCTCAAGGACGCCACCGCGGCGGGCGGGATCGCGCGGACGGACGGCTCGCACTTCGCGTTCCGCGGCGTCGTGCGCCGGTTTGGCTATATCGTCGCTGACCTGAAACCGTCGCTCGTGAATGTGCTGCGCAACCACGACTTCAAGAACGACTGGAACCCCGACATCTACGTTCGCTACCGCGACAACGAGCAAATCTTCATCCAGGCGATGGGCTACGATACCCTGATCGCACATGCCAAAAAGCGCAACCAGGCCTTCTTCAGCGTCCTGTTCGGCGAGTAG
- a CDS encoding S8 family serine peptidase, with the protein MPRAPAVMLALLGTIAGSVVSAQIVPGMPSLPGGGLSLPMARGLPGALADTVADPVRTTAQALARVHDATIARLVRDHPREIARDPQGFPARAGEVVIDAPDEAVLTAAAARGYAVIARDEVLGVGFARLRVPDGRSLRAAIDELRGLGATTTADQLYLPSGVGTASVAPRAGRAPSGSGPLVGVIDGGVPGATLAAGFAAGAPRANDHAAAVASLIGGAPGVRAALPGARIASADVYGDDPAGGNATAIARAIGWLVQQKVSVATISLVGPANPVLGRVIAAAQARGLIVVAAVGNAGPAAPPAYPASYPDVVAVTGVDGRNRPLIEAGRATHLDYAAPGADMLAAKAAGGTIAVRGTSFAAPLVAGTIARAYPTLAPAAMQGALAAVDRTARHAGPARQFGRGLLCGDCRTPAR; encoded by the coding sequence TTGCCACGTGCCCCCGCCGTCATGCTGGCCTTGCTGGGAACGATTGCGGGCAGCGTCGTGTCGGCGCAGATCGTGCCGGGCATGCCGTCCCTGCCCGGCGGGGGATTGTCGCTGCCGATGGCGCGCGGTCTGCCCGGGGCGCTGGCCGACACGGTCGCCGACCCGGTCCGCACGACCGCGCAGGCGCTCGCCCGGGTGCATGACGCGACGATCGCGCGGCTGGTACGCGACCATCCGCGCGAAATCGCGCGCGATCCGCAAGGGTTTCCGGCGCGGGCGGGCGAGGTGGTGATCGACGCGCCGGACGAGGCCGTGCTCACCGCAGCGGCGGCGCGCGGCTATGCAGTGATCGCGCGCGACGAGGTGCTGGGCGTGGGGTTTGCGCGCCTCCGCGTCCCGGATGGCCGTTCGCTGCGTGCGGCGATCGACGAACTGCGCGGTCTGGGCGCGACGACGACGGCGGATCAGCTGTACCTGCCGAGCGGTGTCGGCACCGCGTCGGTGGCGCCCCGGGCCGGACGCGCGCCGTCGGGGTCGGGGCCGCTGGTCGGCGTGATCGATGGCGGCGTGCCCGGCGCGACCTTGGCGGCGGGATTCGCCGCCGGCGCACCGCGCGCCAACGACCATGCCGCCGCGGTCGCATCGCTGATCGGCGGGGCACCCGGTGTCCGGGCGGCCTTGCCGGGCGCGCGCATCGCCTCTGCCGATGTCTATGGCGACGATCCGGCCGGCGGCAACGCGACCGCGATCGCCCGCGCGATCGGCTGGCTGGTGCAGCAGAAAGTGTCCGTCGCGACGATCAGCCTGGTCGGCCCCGCCAATCCGGTGCTGGGGCGCGTCATCGCCGCGGCGCAGGCGCGCGGGCTGATCGTCGTCGCGGCGGTCGGCAATGCTGGTCCCGCGGCACCGCCCGCCTATCCCGCCTCCTACCCCGACGTCGTGGCGGTCACCGGCGTCGACGGACGCAACCGCCCGCTGATCGAGGCGGGGCGGGCGACGCATCTGGATTATGCCGCCCCGGGGGCGGACATGCTAGCCGCGAAAGCCGCGGGCGGCACGATTGCGGTGCGCGGCACGTCGTTCGCCGCGCCGCTGGTCGCAGGCACGATCGCGCGTGCCTATCCGACACTCGCGCCCGCCGCGATGCAAGGTGCGCTCGCCGCGGTCGATCGCACCGCGCGACACGCCGGCCCCGCCCGGCAATTCGGTCGCGGCTTGCTTTGCGGCGACTGCCGGACGCCGGCACGGTAA
- a CDS encoding RNA polymerase sigma factor, translating to MRRFARSLAHDAADADDLCQIAVEKALRARGSWQPGTRMDSWMYRIMRNAWIDTARSRHRAAATFVAEEAGAAVGIDGGAEARLALDDVAAAMRTLPDEQREAVALVLVEGLAYKEAATVLDIPMGTLTSRLARGRQALMTRLGEAA from the coding sequence ATGCGTCGCTTCGCACGCAGCCTGGCGCATGACGCGGCGGATGCCGACGATCTATGCCAGATCGCGGTGGAGAAGGCGCTGCGCGCCCGCGGGTCGTGGCAGCCTGGAACGAGGATGGACAGCTGGATGTACCGGATCATGCGCAACGCCTGGATCGACACGGCGCGATCGCGACACCGTGCCGCGGCGACGTTCGTCGCGGAAGAGGCGGGCGCCGCGGTCGGCATCGACGGCGGGGCGGAGGCACGGCTCGCGCTCGACGATGTCGCGGCGGCGATGCGCACCCTGCCCGACGAACAACGCGAGGCGGTCGCGCTCGTGCTGGTCGAAGGGCTGGCGTACAAGGAAGCGGCGACGGTGCTCGACATCCCGATGGGGACACTGACGTCGCGGCTGGCACGCGGGCGACAGGCGCTGATGACGCGATTGGGAGAGGCGGCGTGA
- a CDS encoding anti-sigma factor family protein — protein MTIDPERLPELLMAYADGELDPLMTRRIAGLVADDPALAAQVARHRALREHVHQAFAPVADEPLPDRLTALLQSNVHTLVPPPAKRDRGSTWMPRAGIAAAMAACLMLGVAVGTSVDRGPVRIENGGLFAGGRLATALEQVPSGGSGPVRVALSFRDADRRYCRVFGTTGLDGIACRDGDGWRLRQARSVGVVPATSPAYAQAGSADPTLMAAAQDMMAGAPLDAPAEAAARRAGWR, from the coding sequence GTGACGATCGACCCCGAACGGCTGCCCGAATTGCTGATGGCCTATGCCGACGGCGAACTCGATCCGCTGATGACGCGGCGCATCGCCGGTCTGGTCGCGGACGACCCCGCCCTTGCGGCACAGGTCGCGCGGCATCGCGCACTGCGGGAACACGTCCATCAGGCGTTCGCCCCGGTCGCCGACGAACCCCTTCCCGATCGGCTGACCGCACTGCTGCAGAGCAACGTCCACACGCTCGTGCCGCCGCCCGCGAAACGCGACCGCGGATCGACGTGGATGCCGCGCGCGGGCATCGCCGCGGCGATGGCCGCGTGCCTCATGCTGGGCGTCGCGGTGGGCACGTCGGTCGATCGCGGGCCGGTGCGGATCGAGAACGGAGGGCTTTTCGCCGGCGGCCGTCTCGCCACCGCGCTGGAGCAGGTGCCGAGCGGTGGCAGCGGGCCGGTGCGGGTCGCGCTGTCGTTCCGCGATGCGGATCGCCGATATTGCCGGGTCTTCGGCACGACCGGGCTGGACGGTATCGCCTGCAGGGACGGTGATGGCTGGCGCTTGCGGCAGGCGCGGTCGGTAGGCGTGGTACCGGCGACATCGCCCGCCTACGCCCAGGCCGGCTCCGCCGATCCCACGCTGATGGCGGCGGCACAGGACATGATGGCCGGCGCACCGCTTGATGCTCCGGCGGAGGCCGCGGCGCGGCGTGCCGGCTGGCGATAA